The stretch of DNA TGCCGCGTGGGCGACACCATCACCTGGGACGACGATCCCGCCGCCGAGCCACTGCCCGGCTACCGTCCTCCCAAGCCCATGGTCTTCGCCGGGCTGTATCCCGCCGATGCCGAGGAATACCAGGCCCTGCGAGACGCCCTGGAGAAACTGAAGCTGAACGATGCCGCCCTCATCTTCGAGCCGGAGTCCTCCCTGGCGCTGGGCCCGGGCTTCCGATGCGGCTTTCTGGGTCTCCTGCACATGGACATCGTCCAGGAGAGGCTCGAGCGAGAGTTCAAGCTGGACCTGCTGGCCACGGCTCCCAGCGTCGAGTACCGGGTGGTCACCACCGACGGTCAGGAGTTGCCGGTGCGCAGCCCGGCGGAGCTGCCGCCGCCCACCCGTATCGCCGAGATACGGGAGCCGTGGATGCACCTGTCGGTCATCGCTCCGGAGCGTTACATCGGCGCCATCATGGAGCTGGTGACCTCCCGGCGGGGGGAGTTCGCGCGCATGGAGTACCTCGACCAGGGGCCTGCCGTGCGCGAGGGCGAGCGGAGGGTGCTGCTGGAGTACCGTATGCCACTGTCGGAGATGCTGGTGGACTTTTACGACCAGCTAAAGTCCCGCACCCAGGGCTACGCCAGCATGGACTACTCCTTCGCCGAATACCGGCCGGCGAAGCTGGTCAAGCTGGACGTGCTGGTCAACAACCAGCCCGTGGACGCCCTGAGCCTGCTGGTCCCGGCCGAAAGGGCCTATCAGGTGGGCCGCGCACTGGTGGAGAGGCTGAAGGAGCTGATACCGCGACAACTCTTCGATGTCCCTATCCAGGCGGCCATCGGGGGGCGGGTTATCGCCCGCGAGACCATCCGGGCCCTGCGCAAGAACGTGCTGGCCAAGTGCTACGGCGGCGACGTAACCCGCAAAAAGAAGCTGCTGGAGAAGCAGAAGGAAGGGAAGCGACGACTGCGCCGCATCGGCCGAGTGGAGATCCCCCAGGAAGCATTTCTCGCCCTCCTGAAGCTGGAACGCTAGCGATGCCGCTCACGACGGAAGGGGCGCAGGAGGGCACCCAGCGCCGCCAGGACCCCGCGCCGCGCAGGCCTGCCGGCCAAGATAGACTCGATACGCTGCTCCAGCGCCGCAGCCTCCCGAGGGTCCGCCCGCTCAAGCCGCCGCAGCAGCACCTCCACGTATCGCCTCCGCAACGGGTCCCCCTCCTCCGCCAGCCCCACCACCGGCGTCGCTGCGCCCTGCGCGGTCCGGTCGCCTCCCACCCCGGCCATCCCTGAGGAAAGCCAAGCCAATTCCAGCGCCGCTGCCCTTCTTCTCCTAGGCGGCTCCGCCACCCGCAGCCCCACCACCCGCGCCAGACCCAAGGCGAACCGGGCCTGCCTTCTGGCCAAGGCCTTGCCGTAACGCTCGCCAAACAACCCCTCCAGCTCTTCCTCCGATCTCCCCGCCCACCCCTCGTCCCCCAGTGCCTTTGTATATGCGTTATGAATAGCCTTTGCCAGACCCTGCCTGCCCTCGGGCCAGGGCTGCAGGAGCAAACTGTAACGTTCAGTCGGCGTGTCGGTGAAGGGGTCCACCAGTCCCAGAAAGCGCAGCGCCACCAGAACCTCCCAGGCAGAGCCTCCCCTGAAGCCCATCTCCCTGAGCAGGGCCGCGTCCACCCGCTGCGGCCAGCCATGCTTCGGCGCCTCCCTCAGCAGCCGCAGGAAGGCGCTCAGGGAGCCGTAAGGCGCTAGCCTGGACCGTTGCCAGGGCATACTCGTTCTATACTCGTATTATACTCGTGCACGAGCTTCAAACAACGAGGGCTGCAACGACTTGAGATACCCAGGCCGTTGCCCCATCCCCGTCCAGGCCCAAAGGGACGATACGGGGGCTCGCTCGAGGAGGGGTAACGCGGGCATCAGGCCATGGGGCGACTCGCCGCAGTGCAGTGACCGGAGGGGCGAAGGAGGGAGGGAGGGCCGCTAAAGCTGGATAGACCGGACCTCAGGGGTGTTCTCGCGGACGAACTGCAGGAGCGGGAAAGCGCCCGAAGGGGCGCCCTGGCCCTCTAGGCGGGGGCTCGCCAAGGGCCCTCTCGCGGAGCGGTTTCCGGTCCTGTCAGCGGGCGTTGTCGGGCCGGACCCCGCTCCATCCGTCCAGCTTGCCGCCGATGACGCGGTGGCAGGCCACCCAGTGCGGGCGGTCGGCCGTGCCCACGTTGCGCCACTCCGGCACCCGTGTCCGGCACTCGTCTATGGCGATGGGACAACGGGTGTGGAACACGCAACCGGGTGGTGGCCGCATGGGGCTAGGTATCTCGCCGTGCAGGATGATGCGTTCCCGCTTGGCCTCCACGGCCGGGTCGGGAACCGGCACCGCCGACAGCAACGCCTTAGTGTAGGGGTGCAGAGGGTTGGCATACAGCTCGTCGCGGTCCGTCAGCTCCATCACCTTGCCCAGGTACATCACGGCCACACGGTTGCTGATGTGGCGCACCACCGACAGGTCGTGGGCAATGAACAGGTAGGTGAGCTGGAACCGCTCCTGCAACTCTTCCAGCAGGTTGATGATCTGGGCCTGGATGGAGACGTCCAGGGCCGACACCGGCTCGTCGGCCACGATGAAGCTGGGCTGGACGGCCAGTGCCCGCGCGATGCCGATGCGCTGTCGCTGGCCACCGCTGAACTCGTGGGGGTAGCGGTTGGCATAGAACGGGTTCAGGCCGACCACCCGCATCAGCTCCTCCACCCGCTCCCTGCGCTCCTTGCGGTTTTTGGCCAGCCCATGAATGATCATGGGCTCGGCGATGATGCTGCCCACAGTCATGCGGGGGTTGAGGGAGGCGTAGGGGTCCTGGAAGATCATCTGCATCCGACGGCGCATGCGCCGTATCTCCCCCGGCTTCATGGCCGTCAGGTCGTGCCCCTCGAAGATGATGCGCCCGGAGGTGGGGCGGTAGAGCATCAGGATGCAGCGGCCGAGGGTCGTCTTGCCGCAGCCCGACTCGCCCACCAGGCCCACCGTCTCGCCGCGCTTTATGTCGAAGGTGACGCCGTCCACCGCGCGGATGGTGCCCACCTTCCGCTGGAAGATGATGCCCGCCGTCACCGGGAAGTGCATCTTCACGTCCTGGATGGAGACCAGGACATTGTCGCCGATGGTGGCGCTGGGCTGCTGCTGTCCAGTGGTCTGCAGGGACATGTGACCTCTCCTTTCGGCCCGCCGCTACGAGGCAGGGGTGGGGGCCTCTACCTGTTGGGCTAGTCGCTGCCACTCCCAGCAGGCCGACAGATGGTTCTCGCCCACCAGCATGAGGGGCGGCGCCTCCATCTTGCAGCGCTCCACCGCGAAGCGACAGCGCGGCTGGAAGGCACAGCCGGGGGGCATGTGCACCAGGTCGGGCGGGAAGCCCTCGATGGGGTCCAGTCTGGCCTTGCGTGGCTGGTCCAGTCGGGGCACCGAGCGAAGCAGGCCCAGGGTATAGGGGTGGCGAGGCCGGTGGTAGAGCTCCATAGCGCTCGCCGACTCCACTATCTTGCCGGCGTACATCACGTTCACACGGTCGGCGTAGCGGGCCACCACCCCGAGGTTATGGGTGATGATGATGACGGCCGTGCCCAGCTCCCGCGTCAGCCGCGTCATCAGCTCTAGGATCTGGGCCTGGATAGTCACGTCCAGGGCAGTGGTCGGCTCGTCGGCCAGGAGCAGGCGGGGGTTGCAGGCCAGGGCCATGGCTATCATCACCCGCTGCCTCATCCCTCCCGAGAACTGGTGCGGGTAGTGGTCGATGCGCCGCTCGGGCTCGGGTATGCCTACCATCTCCAGCAGCTCGATGGCCCGACGGCGGGCGCTGGCCCTGTCCATCTTCAGGTGTACTTCCAGGGGCTCCGTCAGCTGGCGGCCGATGGTCAGGACGGGGTTGAGAGAGGTCATGGGCTCCTGGAAGACGATGCCGATCTTGTTGCCGCGGATCTGGCGGATGCCCTCGTCGTCCAGCTTCAGCAGGTCCTGGCCCTCGAACCATATTTCCCCGGAAACGATCCTGCCGGGTGGCTGGGGGATCAGGCGCAGGATGGAGAGGGCACTGACGGTCTTGCCGCAGCCCGACTCGCCCACCAGGCCGACTATTTCCCCTGGATAGACATCGAAGGAGACGCCATCCACCGCCCTGACCACACCTTCGTCGGTATAGAAGTATGTGCGCAGGTCGCGGACGCTCAGCAGTGGCTCAGCCACGGCCCCTCCTCTCGCCGGCCACAGGCCAGCTCGGGTCTCGTGG from Dehalococcoidia bacterium encodes:
- the lepA gene encoding translation elongation factor 4 — protein: MEQGLIRNFCIVAHIDHGKSTLADRLLEATGTLSPREAGELVLDDMDLERERGITIKASAVRMTYRARDGLEYELNLIDTPGHVDFSYEVSRALAACEGAVLLVDASQGIEAQTLANFFLALDQGLTIVPAVNKIDLPAADPERVAQELCDTFGFRRDEVLFVSAKDGTGVPELLEEIVRRVPPPSGRPDAPLRALVFDSKYDPYKGVIAYVRVVDGHLDGRRPLRLMATNRRLEPLEVGFFRPSPTPSQSLTAGEVGYVATGLKTVGDCRVGDTITWDDDPAAEPLPGYRPPKPMVFAGLYPADAEEYQALRDALEKLKLNDAALIFEPESSLALGPGFRCGFLGLLHMDIVQERLEREFKLDLLATAPSVEYRVVTTDGQELPVRSPAELPPPTRIAEIREPWMHLSVIAPERYIGAIMELVTSRRGEFARMEYLDQGPAVREGERRVLLEYRMPLSEMLVDFYDQLKSRTQGYASMDYSFAEYRPAKLVKLDVLVNNQPVDALSLLVPAERAYQVGRALVERLKELIPRQLFDVPIQAAIGGRVIARETIRALRKNVLAKCYGGDVTRKKKLLEKQKEGKRRLRRIGRVEIPQEAFLALLKLER
- a CDS encoding DUF5343 domain-containing protein; protein product: MPWQRSRLAPYGSLSAFLRLLREAPKHGWPQRVDAALLREMGFRGGSAWEVLVALRFLGLVDPFTDTPTERYSLLLQPWPEGRQGLAKAIHNAYTKALGDEGWAGRSEEELEGLFGERYGKALARRQARFALGLARVVGLRVAEPPRRRRAAALELAWLSSGMAGVGGDRTAQGAATPVVGLAEEGDPLRRRYVEVLLRRLERADPREAAALEQRIESILAGRPARRGVLAALGALLRPFRRERHR
- a CDS encoding dipeptide ABC transporter ATP-binding protein, whose amino-acid sequence is MSLQTTGQQQPSATIGDNVLVSIQDVKMHFPVTAGIIFQRKVGTIRAVDGVTFDIKRGETVGLVGESGCGKTTLGRCILMLYRPTSGRIIFEGHDLTAMKPGEIRRMRRRMQMIFQDPYASLNPRMTVGSIIAEPMIIHGLAKNRKERRERVEELMRVVGLNPFYANRYPHEFSGGQRQRIGIARALAVQPSFIVADEPVSALDVSIQAQIINLLEELQERFQLTYLFIAHDLSVVRHISNRVAVMYLGKVMELTDRDELYANPLHPYTKALLSAVPVPDPAVEAKRERIILHGEIPSPMRPPPGCVFHTRCPIAIDECRTRVPEWRNVGTADRPHWVACHRVIGGKLDGWSGVRPDNAR
- a CDS encoding ABC transporter ATP-binding protein, whose product is MAEPLLSVRDLRTYFYTDEGVVRAVDGVSFDVYPGEIVGLVGESGCGKTVSALSILRLIPQPPGRIVSGEIWFEGQDLLKLDDEGIRQIRGNKIGIVFQEPMTSLNPVLTIGRQLTEPLEVHLKMDRASARRRAIELLEMVGIPEPERRIDHYPHQFSGGMRQRVMIAMALACNPRLLLADEPTTALDVTIQAQILELMTRLTRELGTAVIIITHNLGVVARYADRVNVMYAGKIVESASAMELYHRPRHPYTLGLLRSVPRLDQPRKARLDPIEGFPPDLVHMPPGCAFQPRCRFAVERCKMEAPPLMLVGENHLSACWEWQRLAQQVEAPTPAS